A window of the Methanobacterium sp. genome harbors these coding sequences:
- a CDS encoding 23S rRNA (uridine(2552)-2'-O)-methyltransferase (Specifically methylates the uridine in position 2552 of 23S rRNA in the fully assembled 50S ribosomal subunit) has translation MSKKWNQERKNEEYYKKAKKQNYHSRASFKLLQLNRKFKIIKEGNSVVDLGAAPGGWSQVALEAVGTNGLVVAVDINRMKSFSEENFWSIKGDFTQIETLEEIQRTLQGKSDVIISDAAPKLSGIKDLDQLRSVDLARSVLNISDQILKYKGNLIMKVFQGEGYTELLKDIKKKFHKVKTTKPPSSRKQSGEMYVVGRGFRREGR, from the coding sequence ATGAGTAAAAAATGGAATCAAGAAAGAAAAAATGAGGAATACTACAAAAAGGCTAAAAAACAGAATTACCATTCAAGAGCCTCGTTTAAACTACTTCAATTGAATCGTAAATTTAAAATAATCAAAGAAGGGAACTCAGTTGTGGATTTAGGAGCTGCTCCTGGAGGATGGTCTCAAGTAGCACTTGAAGCTGTTGGTACTAATGGTTTGGTAGTGGCAGTGGATATTAATAGGATGAAATCTTTTTCTGAAGAAAATTTTTGGAGTATAAAGGGAGATTTCACCCAAATAGAAACTCTAGAAGAAATACAACGCACTTTACAAGGAAAATCTGATGTTATCATATCTGATGCTGCCCCTAAACTGTCTGGAATCAAGGATTTGGACCAGCTTAGATCGGTAGATCTGGCTCGTAGCGTTCTAAATATCAGTGATCAAATTCTAAAATATAAAGGAAACTTGATTATGAAGGTTTTTCAAGGAGAAGGATACACTGAACTACTTAAAGATATTAAAAAAAAGTTTCATAAAGTTAAAACAACTAAACCCCCGTCATCTCGTAAACAAAGCGGGGAAATGTACGTGGTAGGTAGGGGTTTTAGAAGAGAAGGAAGATAA